From BD1-7 clade bacterium, one genomic window encodes:
- the ibpA gene encoding Small heat shock protein IbpA — protein MNAIDLTPLYRNSIGYDRFANLLNTALTAESSGNGYPPYNIETLGENRYTITVAVAGFEESELEIFVEKGVLAVRGKKQKENGKKYLHQGIAYRSFERKFNLAEYVEVTDAGLKNGLLTVHLKKELPEAMRPRTVKINGNAANVDSLTN, from the coding sequence ATGAATGCAATTGACCTTACCCCACTTTATCGTAATAGCATCGGCTACGATCGTTTTGCTAACCTGCTAAATACCGCTTTAACTGCGGAGTCTAGTGGCAATGGCTACCCACCTTACAATATCGAAACGCTCGGCGAAAATCGCTATACCATTACGGTTGCCGTTGCTGGTTTTGAAGAATCCGAATTAGAAATTTTTGTTGAAAAAGGCGTTCTTGCGGTGCGCGGTAAAAAGCAAAAAGAAAATGGGAAAAAATATTTACATCAAGGTATCGCGTATCGGAGTTTTGAGCGGAAATTCAATCTTGCTGAATACGTTGAAGTAACCGATGCTGGTTTGAAAAATGGCTTGTTGACGGTGCACCTAAAAAAAGAACTTCCTGAAGCTATGAGGCCTCGGACTGTTAAAATTAATGGCAATGCAGCAAACGTCGATAGTTTGACGAATTGA
- the yiaD_1 gene encoding putative lipoprotein YiaD, translating to MYELEDNTTASPPIWAIFGDLMSGLVGVFVLILVWVLGFQLELSQNLANEIEQREIEQQRRMELEQALAVPLAAGRLTLNDGRIGISGSVLFALNSSDLQPQGQELLQTLATPLSVYLNEQHQMLMVSGFTDDLAIQSGNLSYNDNWELSAQRALTVTRALIQAGMPADRVFAAAFGAQQPIAPNTDKQGRAKNRRVEMAPVPVITDSDPHTGL from the coding sequence ATGTATGAGCTAGAAGACAATACCACTGCCAGCCCACCGATTTGGGCGATTTTTGGCGACCTGATGTCAGGGTTGGTGGGCGTGTTTGTGCTGATTTTGGTATGGGTACTCGGGTTCCAACTTGAACTCAGCCAAAACCTTGCCAACGAAATCGAACAGCGCGAAATCGAACAACAGCGTCGAATGGAGCTAGAACAAGCACTGGCAGTACCTCTGGCTGCGGGTCGATTGACCCTTAACGATGGCCGCATCGGCATCAGCGGCAGTGTCTTGTTTGCATTAAATTCGTCGGATTTGCAGCCCCAAGGCCAAGAATTATTACAAACGCTGGCGACACCATTGAGTGTATATTTGAATGAGCAGCACCAAATGCTGATGGTCAGTGGGTTTACCGATGATCTCGCCATTCAGTCAGGCAACTTAAGTTACAATGACAACTGGGAGCTCTCCGCCCAACGCGCATTAACCGTCACCCGCGCATTGATTCAGGCAGGCATGCCTGCCGACCGCGTATTTGCTGCTGCATTCGGCGCACAACAACCGATTGCCCCCAATACGGACAAACAAGGTCGGGCCAAGAATCGCCGGGTTGAAATGGCCCCGGTGCCCGTGATCACCGACAGTGACCCACACACAGGGCTCTAA
- the cmoM gene encoding tRNA 5-carboxymethoxyuridine methyltransferase, with the protein MTNPSFIAVDRNFDDLAERFEKNISTGGKGELRRRIIRADIERVLGNRLRCQNPPLRVLDLGGGLGILAIELAQAGHHVVYNDISEKMTGRAQALAQEAGVEAQISWHTGPYQQFVDIDDAPFDLVLCHAVSDWLAEPEALFPALSNLLVSGGWLSLCFYNPAGMVYRNLVRGNFRFLDKQQRFHPDAGSLTPPNPPAVEDVNRWLAEASLDRVCASGIRVFSDYVLEKRGGLAFPEQVAEREFTYATQEPYKWMGRYLHYMLQKS; encoded by the coding sequence ATGACAAACCCATCTTTCATCGCCGTTGACCGCAATTTTGATGATCTGGCTGAGCGTTTTGAGAAAAACATCTCAACTGGCGGCAAGGGCGAATTGCGGCGGCGGATTATTCGGGCCGATATTGAAAGGGTACTTGGTAATCGCTTACGCTGCCAAAACCCACCATTGCGTGTGCTGGATTTAGGCGGTGGGCTCGGTATTTTGGCGATAGAGCTGGCACAAGCCGGGCATCACGTTGTGTACAACGATATCTCGGAGAAAATGACGGGACGCGCGCAGGCGTTGGCACAAGAGGCAGGCGTTGAGGCGCAGATTAGTTGGCATACTGGGCCGTATCAGCAGTTTGTCGACATCGATGACGCACCTTTTGACTTGGTGTTGTGCCACGCCGTCAGCGACTGGTTGGCGGAGCCTGAGGCGTTGTTTCCTGCGTTATCCAATTTGTTGGTGTCTGGCGGTTGGTTGTCGCTGTGTTTTTATAACCCGGCGGGGATGGTTTACCGCAATCTTGTGCGTGGCAATTTTCGCTTTTTGGATAAACAACAGCGTTTTCACCCTGATGCCGGGAGTTTAACACCGCCTAACCCACCAGCGGTGGAGGATGTTAACCGTTGGCTTGCTGAAGCGTCACTGGATCGGGTGTGTGCCAGCGGGATTCGTGTATTCAGTGATTATGTGCTCGAAAAACGCGGTGGGTTGGCGTTTCCGGAGCAGGTGGCAGAGCGAGAATTCACCTACGCAACGCAGGAGCCTTACAAGTGGATGGGGCGTTACCTGCACTATATGCTGCAAAAATCTTAA
- the gpx2 gene encoding Hydroperoxy fatty acid reductase gpx2 has protein sequence MPITLFRLFQATFVVGALLSLVMLSQMASATTPACTAMFKAPAKQLHTGESVDLCALTAGKPVLVVNTASYCGYTRQFSGLESLHTTYAPRGLVVLGFPSDSFNQEDDDSAKTADVCYRNYGVTFVMLELAPVKGSKAQPVFQQLAEKSRQPAWNFNKYVISADGESIQHFNSGTRPDSLDLKQAIEQSLVEPNS, from the coding sequence ATGCCTATCACCCTCTTCCGCCTCTTTCAGGCCACCTTTGTTGTCGGGGCTCTACTGTCTCTGGTTATGTTAAGTCAGATGGCAAGCGCAACCACGCCTGCATGCACAGCGATGTTTAAAGCACCGGCGAAACAATTGCACACAGGCGAATCCGTCGACTTGTGTGCGCTAACCGCAGGAAAACCCGTCTTGGTTGTCAACACCGCCAGTTATTGTGGTTACACACGACAGTTCAGTGGTTTGGAAAGCCTTCATACAACATATGCGCCACGAGGTTTGGTGGTACTGGGGTTTCCTTCCGACAGTTTCAATCAGGAAGACGACGACAGCGCTAAAACGGCAGATGTTTGCTACCGCAATTATGGTGTCACCTTTGTGATGCTTGAGCTAGCTCCTGTTAAAGGCAGCAAGGCCCAGCCGGTATTTCAACAATTGGCGGAAAAATCACGTCAACCCGCGTGGAATTTCAACAAATACGTGATCAGTGCCGACGGCGAGTCTATTCAGCACTTTAACAGTGGCACCCGCCCTGACAGCCTTGACCTCAAGCAGGCCATTGAACAATCGCTTGTTGAGCCTAACTCGTAA